Part of the Peromyscus maniculatus bairdii isolate BWxNUB_F1_BW_parent chromosome 23, HU_Pman_BW_mat_3.1, whole genome shotgun sequence genome is shown below.
CAGTGTGCCGGGAAAGACCTAGGTAACAcacagagaccactgaagactTCCTTATTGAAATCCTTTATGTTTGGAACAGACTTGTGCCCCTGTGCTTCTAGAAAATTCCCTGGAGACAATAGCCATGTCCTTCTGCCATCAACTCCACAGGGGTATTCTTCTGCTAGAAAACCTTCCCACACATTTTCTGAGCGGTCTGACCGCTCCCTGAGAGCTTCCTTGTCCCTAGACCAGGGAGTCCTTGTTTACCTTTATGAGACTCATCGTCTTTGGAATTGTTATGAGTGTTCATCATCAGCTGAAGAAAATCCACTCGGTgctagaagcagaaagagaagttGCAAAAACAGAAGGTCAATGGTGAGGTCAGAAGTCAGAGGTGAATCAGCCATGCAGAAGCTTTGATTACTCAAGTTAGTGTTGCTGGAGTCATTACAGAACAAAAGTACCAGTGGCTAAACCAGGAAGCCATGCAGCTACCACATCAACCACATTTACAATAAATTACAAGAgatacaaatttaaacaataGCTTTGATTTTGGAGAATGTTTTTGAAGGAGATGATAATAGTATCGCCCccctttttaatcatttttaggtattcttggagaatttcctacatgtatacaatgagATATTATCTTATCCACCCCACCATTTCCTCCATTTGATCCCTTTTCTATCCCTtataacatttcttccttcaaacTTCATGACCTCtcttttttaataacccactgagtccagctggtgctgcccatatgtgccTGGCTGTGGGGACATCCACTGGTGCAGGGAAAACCTACTGGTGGCCACACCTTCCTTCTGCAGCCATCAACTACCAATAGTTCTTCAGTGAGGGGTGAGGCTTCCAGAGGTCCTTTCTGTTTTTGCTGGAGATTTGGTGgccttgatcttgtgtaggtattgtgccttgtcattttttttttatttcaatacttATACATCTACTTTTCATTCCTATTGCTAAGGTTTAATTCCTGGGTTATTCTcaatcaaatttttaaaactctAACTTCTCTCctagaaaatataaattttctttattctctctcacTCTAAATCTAGCCTTCTCTATCTACCTTTAGTGATAGATAAATGGAGCACACAGCTCACATTTTCATAACCCAACATATTATCAAACTCTGGACTCTCATGAGTTCACCACTTTTTACCTTCTGGTTAGAATCCAGGCGATTTTCCTGCATTCTGGCCacaaattttttgaaaaatgctaTCGAATCCTTTGGGAACAGGGAGACATTTAACATCTCATATATTGGGGTGAGGAATGGAAAGAGTActggaaagaaaatgtaaaaataaataaattttagtgAAAAAGCAAGTTTCATTTAGAGAAATCATGAAGCAATCTAAAGAATAAGTCACCAAGTCTCCACCAGAAGCCATTCTGTCTGTGGCCTTGCTCACACTGGGTTACCACCATAATGCTCCTTCTACACTTTAGAAGAGCCAAAGGAAGACATCTGACTTTTGGATTTAACTCTACTCCTGTAGTTTGTGTGGATCCAGAAAGTACAGAAAGGGGCCGTTGACAGCTAAAGAGTCCTGCAgacaagcctaacaacctgagtttgatccctgcatCCCATactctggaaggagagaaccaactactgtaagttgtcctctgatctcatcTGCCACACAAATGCCAAGGCAGGACGTATACAttggggaatatttgtttacactgtgtgaagatgtgtcattgtggctggtttaataaagagctgaatagccaatagctaggcagaagagactaggcaggacttctggggaaagagaggaactcTGAGAAGAAGTGAGGcaaagagatgccagggagacactgaggaagctgacatacagtacagaggagaggtaaccgaGCTATGCGCTAGAacacagatgaaaagaaacaggttaatttaatttgtaaaagcaagttggggaaaagcctaagctaaggccaagctttcataactagTAATAAGTgtctatgtcattatttgtgagcttcCAGCCCAAAGAAAAGTTTgactacacacacgcacacacacacacacaaataaataaataagtttggTATTAgctaaaaaataagtaataaaaaaaagaacagccaaGATAGCATTTGTATCTCAACTGTTatgatataaaacaaaactaGCAACAGAAAGGATATGAGGAGAGTCAAAGGAATGTGCAAATTAATCAATACACTCTTATTAAAAAGCAATTAAGTCAAAGAACTCCAGGAGGTGATGGGAAAATTTGTTGAGATATAGTTTCATGGCAGAGTGCCTCCTAGATTGCATGAGATTCTGGGATCTCCCCTATACGGCAAAGGAATAGACAATGTCTTGAGAGAGTATGAAATGAAGACACACCAATATCCTGCaaggaaaaagcagagagaagcttacagccttaaattttaaaatctcaaataatcaaactttacattaaaataaaaatttaaaacaactaactccaggcctggagagatggctcattgataAATCACATGCCATGTGAGCACAAGATCTGAATTTGGTACTCAGTGCCCCTTTAAAGCTAAGCTCAAAGATGTAaactcaggaagaaagaaagaaagaaagaaagaaagaaagaaagaaagaaagaaagaaagaaagaaagaaagaaagaaagaaagaaagaaagaaagaaaggagagaaagaaagaaaagagagaaaggaagaaaacacacaatCTCCCTCACTTCCTGAATCTATCCTATAAATGTAAATATGTCAACAAGTATAAGTGTGGTTATGGAATAATGCTTAAAAGGAGACTAGGAGAGGATGCTATTAGGTGATGAAGGATGGGATATAGACAAAAGGACACATGAACTGTTATAGAAATATAATTGATAGGGAAAGTATTAAAATCCTAAATGAAGCACCACTGCTAATTGTACCCAGCACATACCCAAAAATTACTACAGGGCCTGAAGTGATGACTCAGCCCttagcactggctgcccttgcaggagacatgggtttgattcccagtattcACATGGCTGCACTTAACCTTCTGTAAGAATTcaatgccctcttatggccttggcaggcactTCATGCCTGTGGCATGCATATGtgcaggtgaaacactcatacacataaaataaatgtaaatcttttcaaaatgttAAAGCAATTCAGTTGTATAGGAGAGAGATGATCAAGAAGCAGACATTAAAACTTctaactttgttttttaattgcattAGGACTAGGGAAATGATCAAAACCACAGGGCCAACCCACAACATATCCACTACTGTGCAATGACCAAAGTCGTGGAAGAGGCAAGAGCATGGGGAACCTGGAATTCCCCTGCAGTTCTAGAAGACAGAAAACTCTGCAGCTACTTTGGAAAACATATGCTGGGTTGTTTAATATGTTAAAAATAGTTACTTCTTGACTCAGCAACAATGATTCTGAATGTATACccctaaaacataaaaacaaatattcaaacataacCTTGTATGCAAATGCTCATGGCAGCAAAATTCATAGCAAACATATAAAACTAACTtcagtgtccatcaacagatatgGAATATTACTTGTTCATAGACACAGCAGACTGTGACGCTTGCTTCTTTAATTGTGTGCTAAGACAGACACCTGTCACAGAAACCACATAGTCTATAATCCCATTAATGTGAATAAAATACCCAGAATATGTACCCAGATACAGAAAGTGAATTGGTGGTGGCTTATGTCAAGGCTGCTTGAAGGATGATGGTGCACATGTGCAACATGGCTAGAACTAAGTACTCTGCAGTTGACATTGGTAATGGGCCGTGTGAACCATCAGTCAATGCAGAGTCCTAAGTGAtctaagtgctgagaataaatgactgttgAGTGCTGGACCCTACATCTATACCAAGAGCCCCACCACTCAAGGCTCAAAGAACATCATGAAAGAGGGTGTGGGAATAAAGTAAAATTCAGGAAGGGGTGGTGTGAAATGCCATATCCTGGACATGGCATGGCCCACTCATGAACTTACCACCTGCATGAGATCACGCCAATAATATTGGTCAGCATCCTGGGAGGAAGCACTGATTGGACTCATTGGGACATAAATTGGGGGGAAGATGTGTTGGGGTGTGTGAGGGAAATGGGAGGTGAGAGTTATGAGTAGGAATAATCAAGATAGATTGTATGCCTATATGATACtgtcaaaggataaataaaagaattctaAATCTAAGCCAGGACTGGTAGTGtaaacctttaaccccagcactcaggaggcagaggtaggaggatcactgtgagttcaaggccggtctggtctacatagcaactttCAGGCCAGCTATAgcaacacagtgaaactctgtctaaaagaaaaatgaagttctaAAACTAAAGTAATGGGCTACAGATCtttgaatgcaaaaaaaaaaaatattcacctTTAAGGGGGTAAATTACATACCTATAGAGCTGTTAGTTTTGGTAAGtgtggaagagaaaggcagagctgactAACATGGCCACAGACAAGAGCAGTGGGTCAAAAGGCAGAAGAACCATCATACATACCTACTGACATGAATAATGGGTCAAAAAAATCAAGTCTTATGAGATTCCTGGCCTTTTCCACAAAAGGGTCCTTTGGGTTGTTGAGGGAATCAACATTCACACCAAATGATGTGCTTGTGATCACATCCATGCTGTAGGCCCCAAACACTCTGAGGAGAGAGACATGGGAATTTAACACATGCACCAAGaagcctgaaaatttcataatcttGGGCAGGACAGGTGACATCACCTCAGTATTAACCAAGCATCTTCCCCTCCTACCCTCCCCCTACCGTGTGATCTTGGTACGACCATGTTTCTTTTCAACTGAATATTTTGTCATCTAGTGTCTAAAGGGAAGAAGGAGCAGGTGGACCATGTGGGACACACAGATGATGACCCTTCTGCCCCAGTtgcccttcctctcccagaaccGCAGTACATGGATCACTACTTACTCTTTCATGGTGATAGgcttgcctttctctgcctctcttctcaaGTATTTTACCAAAATATCTCCATACTGTTCAATGATGGGGAACATCTAAGCACAAAACACATAGGCATCCATAGTTAAGTGTGGGGACTCAAGTCTCATAAACGTTTCACCTAAAAGTCCTTTGACTCACCTCTTTGAGTTTTCCACTGGTGAAGGTGGGAGACAGCAAGGCTCGAATTCTCTTCCACTCTTCATCCTTAGACATGGAGACGGCTTTTTTCATAAACCCCACTGGGCCAAATTCCTAGAGTCCAAAAAAATGCAAATTTGGCTTTCTGTAAGTCCAGAATTTTCCATGTTTGCAAAAGTGCTAAGTGGATATCGCTATATAAAAATTAGTTATTGACTGTTTACTATGGTTCAACCCTCATGCCAgatgtggggtggggcagggggggGTGGTCAGAATTTCCTCACAGCCTATAAGAAATCAGATGATCACTGGGCGGCATGTTGaactttcaaatttttatatttcacatCCTTCTAAATATAAATCTGTCTATGGTTGGAAAATTAGTTATGGGAGTGGGAAGAAGATGGGGCAACGATATAGCAGATTCTCCAGAGCTATGCACATGGCAAAAGGCTTGGAGATATATAGAAAGCTAACTTTGCATCAGACAAGTACTCCAGCTCAGTATTTACAACATAAGCAATGTGAAAAGGgatactgtggtgtgtgtgtgtgtgtgtgtgtgtgtgtgtgtgtgtgtgtgtgtgtgtgtgtgtgtgtagactagaGTGATGGTATGCATGGTCATTTGGAGACCAGAGGTCTGGCATCTTCTTCTATAACTACATTTTTAAGGCAGGTCCCTCACTGAATCTAGAATTCTCTGATTTGGCTAGAGAAGCTAGCCAATAAACTCCTAGGAGCTACATAGTTCCAAACACAGCTCTGAAGTAACACATGCATGctgctatgcccagcttttaggtggatgctggggatcctaactcaggtcctttacccacggagccatctccctagccctgagACACTTAGAGCATTAGAGTTTTATACAAGATTTGTTTTagtactgtatgtatatatgtatgtatgtgtatgaatatatgcacatatgtgtgcagtgtTTTCAGAGGCCAAAGGAGAGAGTTGGATCTCCTaaagcaggagttacaggtggttgtgaatcacTGGATGTGGATGTAGGTAACCAACCCATCCTCTTTCAGAACTTTCAgacaccaagccatctctctagtcctagtTTGTTTTGTTCAGGAGCTGTTTGCTTGTTTAGGAATATTACTGTAGAAATccattttccttcattctttatgcAGTGATAAAAGGGAAAACATAATTCTATTTCCCTGGTGGGAACTTCCTTCTACCTTCCATATGTATAATTTATACTGCTGTGGAGTCTCCCAACATGCCCTTATGTGAAAGTGCTCAGCAcaacaggaagaaatggaaatggcTTCCACTTGATGAAGGGCAGCTGCAAACTTGGCCTTCAGCCAACTTCACCAAATGACCCAAGGCTGAATGAAGGCCAAAGAGACAgctagcaggtaaaggtgcttgctgcctagCCCatcaacctgagttcaatccccaggacccacagggtagaaagagagaactaataTGTTTCCCCAGATAGGTCAGTGGAATAGGGAtggtttaaaaaagagagagaacattgaACTAAGTATCATACCTTACACAAAATTAACATAAATAAAGCCATAGGTTTAAGAACAAATCTCAAAAGTGTATAATGTGTATTCAAGCAAACCCACACAGAAAGATCAGGTAAATAGTCATCAGACCTAACACTGATGCCACAATCCATTGAGAAGGAAAATGGATACACAAGGTGAAGAGAAGAAGACAGGCCAAACAAAGTAGCTAATGGACTAGCAAGAGGGAATTGCATGGTTAAGGAGTCGTCTGTATTCTCAGTACTTGTCACCACACAAACCTAGACCTGTGAATAACTGTACTAAACTACACAGACATAAGAAAGGGCCCATTTGATACAATCTAGATGACAACAGTGTCCATCCACAACTAGATTACAATAATATAGTATATTTATACTTTCTCATTAGCAAAATGAATGTCTAGACCCTGAATGTATATTATTGTGGAAGCCACTGTGAATCtatatttatctcattttttaaaattcagtaagtAACCAAGAGGTGGTGGtgacgcccttaatcccagcactcaggaggcagaggcaggaagatctctgtgacttcaaggacaacctggtccaTAGAGTGAGTCCTAgtacagccagggttacatgaaaaatcctgtttcaaaaaaccaaaaataaaaaataaaaacaaatacccaATATTTGTttgtgtggcacacgcctttactcctagaatttggaaagcagaggcaggtagaggcaggcagatctctgagttggggcaagcctggtctacagagtgggtttcaGGAGagtcagagttacacagagaaaaaattgtctctaaagaaacaaatgaacaaaacaaaataaattcaataactAAAATGAAAAGGTTAGCATTAGTCAAgggggagactggagagatggctcagctgttcagACACTTGCTGCTCTACTGGAGGAggaaagttcagttcccagcacacatgtcagtcaggccactcacaactgcctggaacacCAGCTCCATGGCacctcacaccctcttctgacctcacagGCATCTAAACACATGTGGCATTCActtatatagacacacatatatacacataaataaaaataacaaacatgaatctttcaactttttttttagttaaaaaagaaagctggccaggcggtggtggcacacacctttaatcccagcaatcgggaggcagagccaggcagatctctgtgaattcaaagtcagcctggtctacagagcgagatccaggacaggcaccaaaactatacagagaaatcctgtctcgaaaaaaagaaaggaaggaaggaaggaaggaaggaaggaaggaaggaaggaaggaaggaaggaaggaaggaaggaaggaaggaaaaaagttaCTTACCCGTCTGTTTGTGAAGACAGAATAGCATTCCTTCACTAGTATATTCTTTATCATCTCTGTGTCTGCGATAGCTAACAGGGGTCTTTGACCATCAAACAACCTGTGTGGGGAAAACAGCTGATTAACCCAAGCCAGGTCCTGAAGTGGGAGCCCCAAGTCCAGACTTTGATTCTCATGTTACGTGACCCTCACTCTGGTTATACAACAGGTTGTCACAGGAGGTCCCAGTCCAACTTAGGGAGTCTGACCCCAGATCCAGTGGAGTCTTTGTAAAGTGATAGGTTATGTCAATCAAGACACTACGAGTCACTTAAAgacaaaacagttaaaaaaaatcaaaattaagaatCACACGTGGAATTTTTAAGTCTAGTTGTGTATATGTGACAGTTGCTAATactattttctgtgacttttgcAAATTGAAAACACTgtaagtggctggagagatggcaccacAGTGAAGAGCACTATTGTTCCTGCATACAACCTGAGTGTGCTTCCCAGCATCCAAGTTgcatggctcacaatcacctgtaactccagctccagggggatccaatgcctctggcctccatgaccATCAGCACTCatatgcagagacacacacacatgcatgtacacataattaaaattaatagatatagatgtttaaaaataaaatattgaactAAAAATTCATAATTAAATGCTTAAGATAAgatattaaagttaaaattaaatattgtaaagtaaaaaataaatccttaaagcattaaaattttaaatgaaaaaaaaataattataataagatATTTCAGTCTCTGAGCACTGGATGACTACCTAGAGTGTACCAGGCCCTTGTTTTGATACATTGAGctgaaaaagcaaatgaaaatacaaattgaAATGAGGCACCATTACCAACTTCCCCAAGATTCAGAAAGTGTGGCaggcagagcagaaagaacatgagagccaggcagggagaggagagctgCAAAGTGCTGTCTtccctggtctggaactcactgcagCTGGGATGACCTCCACAGGCCCTGTGGGTGATGTGACTGTCAACACTGCAGCAGGAAGCTCAGGGGCCTGAGCCTGCCTGAGGATTTACACACAGCTAACCCTGGAATGGGGAGGAAAATGGCCCCATGAACACCAGATCAGCCCCTGGGATTTACACAGTGGAATGGAGAACTGACTgccacatgttgtcctctgacatttACATGTGTGCCAGGGAACACATGCCCCTCTCTGATAAATAAACGAGtataacaaaaaaggaaaaaggaaacagttGCTGGGGAGGGCAAGAAGTCTATGTCAGTGGTGAACCTCACACTCCTGTAAATAACCTCTTGCTCTCTCAAGCTTCTGTAAGTAAGTCCAATTAAATTCATTGgtacagacagagacacataaaactaatgaaaaatgaaagcaaaatgtttcatataaaaatgatattagggccaggtgtagtggcacacacttttaatcccagcacttggaaggcagaagcaggtggatgtctAAGTTCAAAGCAAAGCTGGTCTGCATcttgagttcctggacagccagtgctacTTAAAGagatccagtttttaaaaaacacgAGAAAACACTATCAAGTATTGACAAGCAATAATATTTCCAGGAGACATTCACACAGGGCCATTGGACAGACAGCAAAGCCTGCTGCAGGCATTGAATGACATGGTCTTTATGGGCTATGTCAACTCAGCAGACCCTGTGTTCAGGCCTGTGATTCCTAAGGATGGAGGAGAAGAgatgaagaggcaggaagagccagaGCCTCCTCCCACTTGTTTGTGTCTCCTGGCAATGATGACACCCACTCCAAAGCTCTACCCAAACTCCAGCATCAATGACAGGGAACAGTTCCTGCTGCCGACTCAGCCGCTTTACAGGACCATTGAGGATGTAGATCCAAGGAAGAACACTGGATTTTAAATACATTGGATCTCCAAAGTCTGTTCAGTTACACGGGACACAATGATATACTCTTCTGTCAAAAGTCTTGGCAGGGGgttgtggtagctcacaacttcaATTCcaaaactcaggaagcagaggcaggtggatctctgtgagttcaaggtcagtctggtctacagagtgagttccaggataaccagagctgttatacagagaaaccatgtctcaaaaacaaagcaaagcagcaAAACACAAGGCCCAGAGTCTATGGAACACCAAAGCCTGTCAAAAAGCCACAGTGTACAATGTTCTCAAGATAGTTAGACTTGGGAGCCATGGCACTTAATGACACATGGCATCACCCTTACAACAGAGAGGTGCATGACTACAGTCCTGGGCTGGCATTGTCCTTGCACATGTAGAGCACATCCTCCTAAAAAGATCAACTCCATGGAACTTTCCAGAATACTCACCCCCATATTTTCCCATACTTTTTATAGCACTCAATGTCAAATTTCCATGTACCCTGGAAAGAGAAATAGTGTGAAATCCATTTATTGCCCTGTATGTAGCAACCCTTCTGTAGCCAGGAACCAAACCCTCAAATCCCATAAAAAGGAGGTCTACTGTTTCTGACAGAGAAAAGTTCTTTGGTAACATTTAGTGGtaccagccagatggctcagtggaataAGGGAGAGTGACAGGGCAGGACAACTGATACCTTCCTTTAATAGAACTAAACCATTATTGGCCATCAAGGGAAGCCATATTGGGAGTTCAATCAACACTCACCTTGTAGTAACTCAGCAGAGTTCCTACAAATGGCAGAGGCTTGGGCCCAGGAATTCCATGTTTCTTAAAGATGTCATGTTTATGGGTCCCGAGTCTATAAAGTGAAACAGAAAGCCTTGTGAccacacacagaagagaggagATAAACATGACCGACACCCTAATATGAGGAAAACAAACAGCTTGGCTGTCCCTCCAGTTTCCAGAGAGCTTAgggaaaggctgaggggtccaGTGTGCATGGCAGCCCTCTGTTCATATCTGTTTCTACTGAGTTCTGGTGGATCTCGGGGTAACCTGAAAAGTCAATCAGGTCATAGCCAGAGTAAATCTTATCAGAAAACCTCCTCACCCTCAGCAAAAGGGAGCTGAAAGTACATGTGGGTGTGCCCAGCAGATTTGCACACTGTCAATATGAACTTTAAGAGTTAGCATAACTGGGCTatatagttcagtagtagagtgcttgactagcaCATACAGGCTCTGGCTTGACCCCTCCTTATGccaaaaaatgcaaaatgaactCAGTTGTCCCTTCATTTTGTGCCTTCAAGATGACTccacaggtaaaggcactggctaTCAGtgttgacaatctgagtttgaaccccaggagCCATGTgataggagagaactgaatccccAAAGTTgtctacatatgcacacacacacacacacacacacacacacacacacacacacacacacgtctcataTACTGCCTGTAGCccctataaataaaaacatgtaattaaaatgtttttacaagAGTTAATTTCATCTTCTGCTCACTTTCTAAAGTTTTATTATAGTGCCTGTGGAGGGCGTCAGATCCCatgaaactgtagttacagatgattgtgagccacatgtggatGGCAGGattcaaacctgagtcctctagaagagcagtcagtgctcttaaacactgagacatctctccagcccctgcttctgATACCACTTTTGACCTTGCAGACAGAATATAGGTCTGAGTATTACCCCCATCCCGAGGACATGGTGGGAAAGGATCTTTGGTGGTTACTCACCGGTATAAAAGCACCAGACTGATTGccaggaggacccaggtttcCAGGGAGAGAACTGAAGTCAGGTCCATCCTGGCTTGTCTGTCAGCAGTGCACCCCGCTGTGTCCTCCCTCCAGCTGTGTGTGCTACCCTCTGCAGGGCTTCCCTTCTGCCCAACAGTGCTgaagtgtgcaagtgtgtgcagccTGCAGTGTTTATACCCTGGGAAGATGATGGGGCCAGAGCGCCAGCCACTTGGACTTTGGTATCCTCTTCACTTTGGCAGATCAGAAAGTTCATGCACACTCTGTTTTGACCTCCTGTGTGTTAACATTCTGTGTGGATTCAATAAACATTGATGTCATTTCAGGACGACCAaaggttctttgtttttgttttttttatcagAAATTCAAACAAATTCATTGACATTAAATGTCCTCTAATCAAGGCTGGCTTCATTCAAGAAATATATGAAATGAAGCAAAAATTGTGTCATCTGCATGCAGACCTTTACAGAATGTCCTTATGACTCCTTTATAgacattttgtcatttttgaCAACTCAACTCAGCAAAACAATAACAATCTGTTAGAATCTATCCTCACCTGTGTCCCTAACAAATGAAGTCATATCTCCCAAGGTAAGACTTCCACACATACATCATCTCCTTTCCCCCTAGCTCACCACTGAGGCTCTTCCTGTATACCCTTTACTAGATTATAAGACTGTTCTGGGGAGTAGTCACCACTATGTAATAGAGTCATCATTCAGACCAGTCAAGTTGACCTGGGAGAGATGGCAGTTTCTAGTATGTCCCAGTGGACCAACGGCTCAGCATGGTTCAATGAGGTCATGCTTTACAGAGTCAGGAAATGAGACTCAAGACTGCAAGTGTCCCCTGGCAGCTATGGCTCACAAACAAAGACTATATAGAAAGCTAATAtgaagtggggtgtgtgtgaaaaTCCCTCTGA
Proteins encoded:
- the LOC143270396 gene encoding cytochrome P450 3A31; amino-acid sequence: MDLTSVLSLETWVLLAISLVLLYRLGTHKHDIFKKHGIPGPKPLPFVGTLLSYYKGTWKFDIECYKKYGKIWGLFDGQRPLLAIADTEMIKNILVKECYSVFTNRREFGPVGFMKKAVSMSKDEEWKRIRALLSPTFTSGKLKEMFPIIEQYGDILVKYLRREAEKGKPITMKEVFGAYSMDVITSTSFGVNVDSLNNPKDPFVEKARNLIRLDFFDPLFMSVVLFPFLTPIYEMLNVSLFPKDSIAFFKKFVARMQENRLDSNQKHRVDFLQLMMNTHNNSKDDESHKALSDMEITAQSIIFIFGGYETTSNTISFVLYLLATHPDIQKKLQEEIDETLPNKASPSYDKVMEMEYLDMVLNETLRLYPISSRLERVCKQDVEMDGVFFPKGSIAMIPVYALHHDPQYWPEPKEFRPERFSKENKGNISPYIYLPFGNGPRNCIGMRFALMNMKLALTKVLQNFSFQTCKETQIPLKISRKAMFQPEKPVVLKVVPRDEIITGA